AGCCTTCAGAAGAGAAACCCAGCGACGCGACGCCGACCAAGAACACCAGCGAGAAATCCGCTGCACCGGCCCCGGGGCCGTCGGCGCAACAACTGGCAGCCAAAGCCAGTTGGGAAGGTACTTTGCTCAGCCACTTGGGCAAGTACAAAAAGTACCCGCCTGCTGCTCAATCCCGCGGCAAGGAAGGTCTGAACCGTCTGCGCTTCGTGGTGGATGCTGAAGGCAAGGTGTTGTCCTACGAGTTGGTAGGGCGCTCTGGCAATGCTGATCTGGACCGGGCCACCCTGGAAATGATCCGCCGGGCACAGCCGTTGCCCAAGCCACCGCCTGAAATGCTGACCAATGGCAGTATCGAGATCGTGGCACCCTTCGTTTATTCCATCGATAAACGTCGGCGATAACACCGCAAAGGGCACCTCAGGGTGCCCT
This genomic stretch from Pseudomonas deceptionensis harbors:
- a CDS encoding TonB family protein, producing MTIARQKMTRYATSLAVVLGVHAVAVILALQWSSPRAIELPPQAMMVDLAPLPAPPPPAPPKVVTPPQPPAPVEELPIPKLAEAPKPKISVPKPVKPKQKPQPPKPVEKPDPVKEKPSEEKPSDATPTKNTSEKSAAPAPGPSAQQLAAKASWEGTLLSHLGKYKKYPPAAQSRGKEGLNRLRFVVDAEGKVLSYELVGRSGNADLDRATLEMIRRAQPLPKPPPEMLTNGSIEIVAPFVYSIDKRRR